A window from Schistosoma haematobium chromosome 1, whole genome shotgun sequence encodes these proteins:
- the GPSM2 gene encoding G-protein-signaling modulator 2 (EggNog:ENOG410UJNT~COG:T) produces the protein MTYSSSTIPTPCLDLAMEGERFCREGDWNKGISYFLKALAIGTDDLSCLSVVYCQLGNAYFYQQDYARALEYHRWNLALARRMGDGIGEAFATGNLGNTLQMMGKYDEAIMCFTHELAIARQLNDKRTEAGALYNLGSVYQAKGKQWLPDSGEFPADAVKAQRKAAEYYKMGLELVRALGDRPAEGRALGSLANAYYLLSNFTEAIECYRERLKIAKEFGDLTAQRRAHSNIGNAFIFLADFNAAVEHYREALQLSVRLKDTSLEAQACFSLGNTFILLRDPSTAVVFLLRHLIIARGLFDRIGEGRAHWSLANAYTALKRYDLALRCSKRHRRIARQLGDTTGYMTAQLMIGEICNLMTSTQTECSTLIGASCKNDQTDSQSNNSNSTINYSSVQQSCLLDINNSKLNENILFLKNNHKLPCGANNNKCCIDGNNNSVSTNTTTISNPTNTILTNNSCTDINFSNNPPTDLHITDGSNSSLINGLISQSLLDSSKTIDPSANTDVVSSRIEIKSSQSTVTSNFSTTTVPSPTTVTANIIDSNHTTENHSHKVVINNDNGNDDDNNQDDLDLELDKDLENELLENYEGILETVEFVTVTEDGQTVTSQMGCLDVPTPVLSESKKENMVEFYLSAPSFRPSLSQQIDIPNLQDIEGNLESIESMSQMNRNSNLSSENLDSGNTCNTVGTSSSAVAVAAASLVEEERSVDQQEMFFSLLLESQSRRMDEQRCYLRTTGQGTPPIQSTETNSVQESNNVQLSSGNSRRTPDYDNSSLRSQIGTNEEAFFDLIEGVQGARMNDQRANLSVFPGLRSGPGLHLLDSNNNTTTPANNNNNRYFGSTNSVFKSTSSCASDGLPEPRLRNNSSNNDDVTGLFDHNLTTTTTFPATRASCGSCETGRAVIRGGVGSNAAGSGVDTRGRRGHTVSSTGDLDDEFLEMIFRIQTCTRINDQRTNLPDPLTQVQSHTNPTHRNNDNGDGSRGIRQPISTSEATTITTSNSHRELTLYTSSGAFNNLTNRCSVPAIVDDDDGDANDLFALIQRVQSTRLDEQRCRPPL, from the exons ATGACATATTCAAGTTCGACAATACCAACGCCGTGTTTGGATCTTGCTATGGAGGGTGAGAGATTTTGCCGTGAAGGGGATTGGAATAAAGGCATATCTTATTTTCTTAAAGCACTAGCAATCGGAACGGATGATCTTAGTTGTCTATCGGTCGTTTATTGTCAGTTAGGCAATGCTTATTTCTACCAACAAGATTACGCCAGAGCCTTGGAATATCATCGTTGGAACCTTGCTCTAGCTAG AAGAATGGGTGATGGTATTGGTGAAGCATTCGCAACAGGAAATCTTGGTAATACACTTCAAATGATGGGCAAATATGACGAGGCAATAATGTGTTTCACACATGAATTAGCAATTGCTAGACAGTTAAATGACAAG AGAACAGAAGCTGGAGCTCTATACAATCTTGGTAGTGTATATCAAGCTAAGGGGAAACAATGGTTACCGGATTCTGGTGAATTTCCGGCTGATGCAGTTAAAGCACAAAGAAAAGCTGCTGAATattacaa aaTGGGTCTTGAATTAGTTCGAGCACTTGGTGATCGACCTGCTGAAGGTCGAGCTCTTGGTAGTCTAGCAAATGCTTATTATTTACTGAGTAATTTCACTGAAGCAATTGAATGTTATAGAGAA CGTTTAAAAATTGCTAAAGAATTTGGTGATCTAACTGCTCAACGACGTGCTCATAGTAATATCGGTAATGCATTTATATTTTTAGCTGATTTCAATGCAGCCGTTGAACATTATCG AGAAGCATTACAATTATCAGTACGTTTAAAGGACACATCACTTGAAGCTCAAGCTTGTTTCAGTTTAGGAAATACATTTATTCTATTAAGGGACCCAAGTACTGCTGTTGTATTCCTATTGAGACATCTCATTATTGCTCGTGGTCTATTCGATCGTATAGGTGAAGGTCGAGCACATTGGTCATTAGCAAATGCTTATACTGCCTTAAAAAGATATGATCTAGCTTTACGTTGCTCTAAACGTCATCGTCGAATTGCTCGTCAG ctggGTGATACCACAGGCTATATGACTGCTCAACTGATGATTGGTGAAATCTGTAACTTAATGACAAGTACACAAACAGAATGCTCTACTCTGATTGGTGCTTCTTGTAAAAATGATCAAACGGACTcacaatcaaacaattcaaattcaACCATAAATTATTCGTCTGTACAACAGAGTTGTTTACTGGATATAAATAATtcgaaattaaatgaaaatattctgTTCTTAAAAAATAACCATAAATTACCATGTGGTGCAAACAATAACAAATGTTGCATTGATGGGAATAACAATAGTGTcagtactaatactactactatttctaATCCTACTAATActattttaacaaataatagTTGTACTGATattaatttttcaaataatcCTCCCACTGATCTTCATATTACTGATGGAAGTAATTCTAGTCTAATAAATGGATTAATTTCACAGTCATTATTGGATTCCTCTAAAACAATCGATCCCTCTGCAAACACTGACGTTGTTAGTAGTCGAATAGAGATAAAAAGTTCACAATCAACTGTAACTAGTAATTTTTCTACTACCACTGTTCCTTCCCCTACAACTGTGACAGCGAATATAATTGATAGTAATCATACTACTGAAAATCATTCACATAAAGTAGTAATTAACAATGATAATGGTaacgatgatgataataatcaagATGATCTAGATTTGGAATTGGATAAAGATTTAGAAAATGAATTACTTGAAAATTATGAAGGTATACTTGAAACAGTGGAATTTGTAACTGTTACAGAAGATGGACAAACTGTCACTTCACAAATGGGTTGTTTGG ATGTTCCAACACCTGTTCTATCAGAGTCGAAAAAGGAAAACATG GTTGAATTTTATTTAAGTGCTCCATCATTTCGTCCAAGTTTATCACAACAAATTGATATACCTAATCTTCAAGATATTGAAGGCAATTTAGAATCAATTGAATCCATGTCTCAGATGAATAGAAATTCTAATTTATCAAGTGAAAATTTAGATTctggaaatacatgtaatactGTTGGTACTAGTTCGTCAGCAGTTGCAGTCGCTGCCGCATCTCTAGTTGAAGAAGAACGTTCAGTAGATCAACAAGAAATGTTTTTCTCACTTCTACTTGAATCACAATCTCGTCGTATGGATGAACAACGTTGTTATTTACGTACTACTGGACAAGGTACGCCACCCATTCAATCGACTGAAACAAATAGTGTACAAGAGTCAAACAATGTTCAGTTGTCATCTGGAAATTCTCGTCGTACACCCGACTATGATAACTCTTCACTTCGCAGTCAAATTGGTACAAATGAAGAAGCGTTCTTTGACTTAATCGAAGGGGTTCAG GGTGCTAGAATGAATGACCAACGAGCCAACTTATCTGTTTTCCCTGGTCTTCGTTCTGGTCCAGGTCTTCATTTATTAGatagcaataataatactactactcctgctaataataataacaaccgTTATTTCGGTTCAACTAATTCAGTGTTCAAATCAACAAGTAGCTGTGCAAGTGATGGTCTTCCAGAACCTAGACTACGCAATAAcagcagtaataatgatgatgtcacTGGATTATTTGATCACAATCTAACCACCACCACTACATTTCCTGCTACAAGAGCTAGTTGTGGTAGCTGTGAAACAGGAAGAGCGGTAATAAGAGGAGGAGTAGGAAGTAATGCTGCTGGTAGTGGTGTTGATACACGTGGACGTCGCGGTCATACTGTTTCATCTACTGGTGATTTGGACGATGAGTTTTTAGAAATGATATTTCGAATTCAG ACATGTACACGAATCAACGACCAACGAACCAATCTACCTGATCCCCTTACTCAAGTTCAATCACATACTAATCCAACTCAtcgtaataatgataatggtgaTGGTTCCAGGGGAATTCGTCAACCAATAAGTACATCAGaagcaacaacaataacaacgtCTAATTCACACAGAGAATTAACTTTATATACTTCATCCGGTGCATTTAATAATTTAACAAATCGATGTTCTGTCCCAGCTAtcgttgatgatgatgatggtgatgctAACGATCTATTTGCATTAATTCAGCGTGTTCAATCGACACGTTTAGATGAACAACGATGTCGTCCACCGTTGTAA